One window from the genome of Sphingomonas lacunae encodes:
- the hemC gene encoding hydroxymethylbilane synthase — translation MNQPFSDRPLRLGTRASPLAMRQAEMARDALLAAHGWSADAIELVPMVASGDKIQDRALAEVGGKALWTRELDRALADGDIDLSVHSMKDVETIRPTRFGIAAMLPRADVRDRLVGASSIDALPHGATIGTSSPRRSAQLLRLRPDLKLTLLRGNVGTRLGKIAAGDADATLLAAAGLDRLGMHDTGHAIPLDIMLPAPSQGAVGLEVRADDAHVRALVCAVDDQATRRCVEAERALLAALGGDCRSPIAALATIEADGAMRLRGEIYAMDGSDVVRTDALISDALTPAVLAHDMLDRAAPAVRRLFAG, via the coding sequence ATGAATCAGCCCTTTTCCGATCGTCCGTTGCGGCTGGGGACCCGCGCCTCCCCGCTCGCCATGCGCCAGGCAGAGATGGCGCGCGATGCCCTGTTGGCCGCGCATGGCTGGTCCGCTGACGCGATCGAGCTGGTGCCGATGGTCGCCTCCGGCGACAAGATACAGGACCGGGCGTTGGCCGAGGTTGGCGGGAAAGCCCTTTGGACCCGCGAACTCGACCGGGCGCTCGCCGATGGTGACATTGATCTGTCGGTTCATTCGATGAAGGATGTCGAAACCATCCGTCCCACCCGCTTTGGAATCGCCGCCATGCTGCCACGCGCCGACGTCCGGGACCGGCTCGTAGGCGCCAGCAGCATCGATGCGCTGCCACATGGCGCGACAATCGGCACCTCAAGCCCGCGCCGCAGCGCGCAATTGCTCCGCTTGCGGCCCGACCTTAAGCTCACCCTGCTGCGCGGCAATGTCGGCACGCGGCTGGGCAAGATCGCGGCGGGCGATGCTGATGCGACCCTGCTCGCTGCCGCCGGGCTCGACCGGTTGGGGATGCATGACACGGGTCACGCCATCCCGCTAGATATCATGCTGCCAGCGCCGTCACAGGGGGCAGTCGGCTTGGAAGTGCGCGCCGATGATGCCCATGTCCGCGCCCTCGTCTGCGCTGTCGATGATCAGGCTACCCGCCGTTGTGTCGAGGCAGAGCGCGCGTTGCTGGCCGCCCTTGGCGGCGATTGCCGTTCACCCATCGCAGCGTTGGCCACCATCGAAGCGGATGGCGCAATGCGGCTGCGGGGGGAAATCTATGCCATGGATGGAAGCGATGTCGTCAGGACCGACGCGCTGATCTCCGACGCCTTGACCCCGGCAGTGCTGGCGCACGACATGCTGGATCGAGCCGCACCCGCCGTGCGGCGACTGTTCGCTGGCTGA
- a CDS encoding uroporphyrinogen-III synthase, whose translation MRRPLPLIILRPEPGASDTAKRVRSAGLDAVSVPLFAAGPIAWTPADPADFDALLLTSANAPRFAGPGLEKLAALPVWCVGAATAAAATAAGLSVQHIGQGGAQAVLQEAAAHAIAKMLWLAGEDRTPLDPPASLHLTIVTVYHARRLPVAKELLAGPAVVLVHSQRAARRLAELAPARDRLRIVAISDPVARTLGKGWASVSICGMPDDREMVAMAAKLCHEGG comes from the coding sequence ATGCGCCGACCCCTGCCGCTGATCATCCTGCGACCCGAACCGGGAGCCAGCGATACAGCCAAGAGGGTGCGATCGGCAGGACTGGATGCGGTATCAGTGCCGCTGTTCGCTGCCGGGCCAATCGCCTGGACCCCGGCTGACCCGGCAGACTTTGATGCCTTGCTGCTGACCAGCGCCAATGCACCCCGCTTTGCCGGACCGGGACTGGAGAAATTGGCCGCGCTGCCGGTCTGGTGCGTCGGAGCGGCAACCGCCGCAGCGGCCACAGCGGCGGGACTGAGCGTACAGCATATCGGGCAAGGCGGGGCGCAGGCCGTGTTGCAGGAGGCGGCGGCCCATGCCATCGCAAAGATGCTGTGGCTGGCGGGTGAAGATCGCACCCCGCTTGACCCGCCGGCGTCACTGCATCTGACTATAGTCACGGTTTATCATGCCCGCCGACTGCCAGTGGCCAAGGAACTGCTCGCCGGACCTGCGGTTGTGCTGGTTCACAGCCAGCGAGCAGCTCGCCGACTGGCCGAACTTGCACCGGCACGCGACAGACTCAGAATCGTGGCAATCAGCGATCCGGTGGCCCGGACATTGGGCAAGGGCTGGGCGTCTGTCAGCATCTGTGGGATGCCAGATGACCGGGAGATGGTGGCGATGGCCGCCAAGCTGTGCCATGAAGGCGGATGA
- a CDS encoding MICOS complex subunit MIC60, which yields MTTAFQDNIADVAEPIIYPATVEGRPRSQWRLTLVALLLALILGAVGGGWMVLYYNEQTVRQSGGTAPAALLPAGDKVPLARPVATAPQPLVPQPVTNTDASSMTARIAQIEERLARLSMTAESASGNAAKAEAILVAFAARRALDRGLPLGPMEAQLRIRFGESQPNAVQSILSASARPVTQEDLLRRLDAMRPVAMADSNAGWLTRMGNSLSGLIVIRPADAPSAAPVRRFERAQRAIAGGRVDEAIGEVMALPGADNALIRQWLDDARRYNDARRALDLIETAAIIEPGENREAGKAQTPALLTGQR from the coding sequence ATGACCACAGCTTTTCAGGACAATATCGCCGATGTCGCAGAGCCGATCATCTATCCCGCCACGGTGGAGGGCCGTCCCCGTTCGCAATGGCGGCTGACGCTGGTGGCGCTGTTGCTGGCGTTGATCCTGGGCGCTGTCGGCGGCGGCTGGATGGTGCTCTACTATAATGAGCAGACGGTGCGGCAATCCGGCGGCACCGCGCCGGCAGCCCTGCTGCCTGCCGGTGACAAGGTGCCGCTGGCGCGACCAGTCGCCACCGCGCCTCAACCGCTTGTGCCACAACCTGTGACCAATACCGATGCCAGCAGCATGACAGCCCGCATTGCCCAGATAGAAGAACGGCTCGCTCGCCTTTCGATGACCGCCGAAAGCGCTTCGGGCAATGCTGCCAAGGCTGAGGCGATCCTTGTCGCCTTTGCAGCGCGCCGCGCGCTCGATCGCGGGTTGCCGCTTGGCCCGATGGAGGCACAGCTGCGTATCCGTTTTGGTGAAAGCCAGCCCAATGCTGTCCAGTCAATCCTCAGCGCCTCTGCACGACCGGTTACACAGGAAGATCTCCTGCGGCGTTTGGACGCCATGCGCCCGGTTGCGATGGCCGACAGCAATGCTGGCTGGCTGACCCGCATGGGCAACAGCCTGTCCGGCCTGATCGTGATTCGCCCGGCCGATGCCCCCAGCGCGGCACCAGTCCGCCGCTTTGAACGCGCCCAGCGGGCCATCGCAGGCGGGCGGGTTGATGAGGCCATTGGTGAAGTCATGGCCCTGCCTGGCGCCGACAACGCACTGATCCGGCAATGGCTGGACGACGCCCGCCGGTACAACGACGCCCGTCGGGCGCTGGATTTGATCGAGACAGCCGCCATCATCGAGCCGGGAGAAAACCGGGAGGCCGGCAAGGCGCAAACACCTGCGCTGCTGACCGGCCAGCGCTGA
- a CDS encoding [protein-PII] uridylyltransferase, producing MADRFASLPDRRAIIDRRALADVLDELGTSEQATAQKRASLAILLKDALRDGRTEIARRLAQSPSRGREATSGQAFLIDQIIRLLHDFTVGYLYPAANRSSGERLTLIAVGGYGRGEMAPHSDIDIGFLTPFKQTAWVEQVIESMLYTLWDLGLKVGHSSRSLDEMVRMARSDLSIRTALLESRYIWGDRALYEEATARFLAEVVSGTEKAFVAEKLAERDERHKRMGDSRYVVEPNVKEGKGGLRDLHTLFWIGKYLHKVRTVGELVDSGLLTRDELRQFEKAENFLLAVRCHLHILTNRAEDRLTFDVQREIAARMNFADRPGKSAVERFMQLYFLHAKTVGDVTGVFLAHLDDQLAQRGRRFLPAFVRRVRKLEGFELDRGRITIPSDDWFQTDPVRLIELFALADKHQVEIHPTAMRAARRDAGMIDAKVRKDPRANALFLDILTSRNNPETVLRWMNEAAVFGRFVPDFGRVVAQMQFDMYHHYTVDEHSIRAIGLLARIEKGDLKEDHPLATVIISQLVSRRTLYVAVLLHDIAKGRGGDHSVLGAEVAERLCPRLGLSPAETETVSWLIRHHLLMSATAFKRDLADFKTILDFTRVVQSPERLKLLLALTVVDIRAVGPGVWNGWKRQLLTDLYDSAEEVLRLGHKQRGRDARIAEKKTAVAAALGMDGATFVPLARRMTDSFWIAEPADVAARNLAMIGHGTQDGLAIEASFDAERDATLVSVHAVDHAGLFYRIAGGIHLAGGNIIDARVHTTRDGLAIDNFLVQDPLGRPFNEDSQIARLKQAIADSLANRHRLVDRLVAKPMARARADAFRIEPSAIIDNMASNRFTVIEVNAQDRPALLNQLAYALFQSKVMLHSAHIATYGERAVDTFYVTDLLGGKIENKTRLKTLEKRLVDAAAGVITEEGRAAA from the coding sequence ATGGCTGACCGTTTCGCCTCCCTGCCAGACCGCCGCGCGATCATCGATCGTCGCGCACTGGCGGATGTGCTCGACGAATTGGGCACGAGCGAACAGGCAACAGCCCAGAAACGGGCGTCATTGGCGATTTTGCTCAAGGATGCGCTGCGTGATGGCCGGACGGAGATTGCCCGGCGGCTCGCGCAGAGCCCGTCGCGCGGACGCGAAGCAACATCGGGGCAGGCGTTCCTGATCGACCAGATCATCCGTCTGTTGCATGATTTCACCGTCGGTTACCTCTATCCTGCGGCCAACCGGTCTTCGGGGGAACGGCTGACGCTGATCGCGGTGGGCGGTTACGGCCGGGGGGAGATGGCGCCGCACAGCGACATCGACATCGGCTTCCTGACACCTTTCAAACAGACGGCCTGGGTCGAACAGGTCATCGAATCGATGCTCTATACCCTGTGGGATCTCGGGCTTAAGGTTGGTCACAGCTCGCGCTCGCTAGACGAAATGGTCCGCATGGCGCGGAGCGACCTCAGCATCCGCACCGCCTTGCTTGAATCGCGCTATATCTGGGGTGACCGTGCGCTTTACGAAGAGGCAACGGCGCGGTTCCTGGCTGAGGTTGTGAGTGGGACGGAAAAGGCGTTTGTCGCGGAAAAGCTGGCGGAACGCGACGAGCGGCACAAGCGCATGGGCGACAGTCGTTATGTTGTCGAACCCAATGTCAAGGAAGGCAAGGGCGGGCTGCGTGACCTGCACACCTTGTTTTGGATCGGCAAGTATCTCCACAAGGTCCGCACTGTGGGTGAACTGGTCGACAGCGGCCTGTTGACCCGGGATGAGCTGCGTCAGTTCGAGAAGGCCGAGAATTTCCTGCTCGCGGTCCGCTGTCACCTGCATATCCTTACCAACCGCGCAGAAGACCGGCTGACCTTTGACGTGCAGCGGGAGATCGCGGCGCGGATGAATTTTGCCGACCGCCCCGGCAAGTCGGCGGTCGAGCGGTTCATGCAGCTCTATTTCCTGCATGCCAAGACGGTGGGCGATGTGACCGGCGTGTTCCTCGCCCATCTCGATGACCAGCTGGCCCAGCGGGGCCGCCGTTTCCTGCCGGCCTTTGTCCGGCGGGTCCGCAAGCTCGAAGGGTTTGAACTTGATCGCGGGCGTATCACCATTCCGTCAGACGACTGGTTCCAGACCGACCCCGTCCGTCTGATCGAGCTGTTCGCCCTGGCCGACAAGCATCAGGTGGAAATTCACCCGACAGCGATGCGCGCAGCGCGACGCGATGCCGGCATGATTGACGCAAAAGTGCGCAAGGACCCGCGCGCCAACGCCCTGTTCCTCGATATTCTGACCAGCCGGAACAACCCTGAAACCGTCCTGCGATGGATGAATGAGGCGGCGGTTTTCGGGCGGTTTGTTCCGGATTTCGGGCGGGTGGTCGCCCAGATGCAGTTCGACATGTATCATCATTATACGGTCGATGAGCACAGCATTCGCGCCATCGGGCTGCTGGCCCGCATTGAAAAGGGTGACCTCAAGGAAGATCACCCGCTGGCAACAGTCATAATCAGCCAGCTGGTTTCGCGGCGCACCCTTTATGTGGCGGTTCTGTTGCACGATATCGCCAAAGGCCGTGGGGGTGACCATTCGGTCCTGGGCGCGGAAGTGGCGGAACGGCTGTGCCCGCGTCTGGGCCTGAGCCCTGCGGAAACCGAAACCGTATCCTGGCTGATCCGGCACCATCTGTTGATGTCGGCCACCGCGTTCAAACGCGACCTGGCCGACTTCAAGACCATCCTTGATTTCACCAGAGTCGTGCAGAGCCCCGAGCGGCTCAAGCTCCTGTTGGCGCTGACCGTGGTCGATATTCGGGCCGTTGGCCCCGGCGTCTGGAATGGCTGGAAGCGACAATTGCTGACCGACTTGTATGACAGCGCCGAGGAAGTGCTGCGGCTGGGCCACAAGCAGCGTGGCCGGGATGCCCGCATTGCCGAGAAGAAGACGGCGGTGGCCGCGGCACTGGGCATGGACGGAGCCACTTTTGTGCCGCTTGCCCGGCGCATGACCGACAGTTTCTGGATTGCCGAGCCGGCAGATGTCGCGGCCCGCAATCTGGCAATGATTGGCCATGGCACCCAGGACGGTCTGGCGATAGAGGCCAGCTTTGATGCCGAACGGGACGCGACACTGGTTTCGGTCCATGCGGTTGACCATGCCGGGCTGTTCTATCGCATCGCCGGGGGTATCCATCTGGCCGGGGGCAACATCATCGATGCGCGGGTGCACACCACACGCGATGGCCTCGCCATCGACAATTTCCTGGTGCAGGATCCGCTCGGGCGGCCGTTCAATGAAGACTCCCAGATCGCCCGACTCAAACAGGCCATTGCCGATTCGCTGGCGAACCGGCATCGTCTGGTCGACCGGCTGGTCGCCAAACCAATGGCGCGCGCTCGGGCTGATGCATTCCGCATCGAACCATCGGCTATCATCGACAATATGGCGTCGAACCGTTTCACGGTGATCGAGGTGAATGCGCAGGATCGGCCTGCGCTGCTCAACCAGCTGGCCTATGCGCTGTTCCAGTCAAAGGTGATGCTGCACAGCGCCCATATCGCCACGTATGGCGAGCGCGCTGTCGATACATTTTACGTGACCGATCTGCTGGGCGGAAAGATCGAGAACAAGACCCGGCTCAAGACACTTGAAAAACGACTTGTCGATGCCGCAGCCGGGGTGATCACCGAAGAGGGACGGGCCGCCGCCTGA
- the mutS gene encoding DNA mismatch repair protein MutS yields the protein MSAKGQPTAPAGMTPMMVQYHALKEQAGQCLLFYRMGDFFEMFFDDARVAAQTLDIALTTRGESGGEAIPMCGVPVHSAESYLARLIRAGHRVAIAEQVETPEQARRRGGSKALVERAIVRFVTAGTLTEDALLDSRVSNWLVALAEAAGERAWAAVDVSTGCFELGPLGDGVAAELARLSPAEVLVAEGGPMVAEVPPVLLHERPRGDFDSGRGAARLTGLYGLSTLDGLGDFTRAELAAAGALVAWLDRAGAGQLPWLQRPRRRQSGEALLIDAATRDSLEITRSANGGRAGSLLAAVDRTITGAGARQLAADLSAPLTDASMINARHDLVQWAVDQDGQRFAMRESLASLPDVGRALGRIVAGRGSPRDLGAIRDGLDGARSLRERLGRLAGLPALLIALLPAFDGHGALVDELQRALVPQPPTESASGGYIAAGYDAGLDALRETAAGGRRAIAALEAQYRDRTGIASLKIRHNAVLGYHVEVTAKHADALMTADSGFTHRQTLAGVVRFNAPDLAEEAARVVQAGAHALAAETAHLETLLAMVAARADPIAATADALARIDVATALAERAVEGGWCRPEIADEPCLHVSGGRHPVVEASLAAQGEPFVANDLALAPEDRLWLVTGPNMGGKSTFLRQNALIILLAQAGSFVPASRVRLGLVDRLFSRVGASDNLARGRSTFMVEMVETAAILSQATERSFVVLDEVGRGTSTYDGLALAWAVVEAVHEVNRSRCLFATHYHELTRLAERLDALSLHHVRAREWKGDLVLLHEVGEGPADRSYGLAVARLAGVPAPVIARAKEVLKKLEAGKAQTGGLAAGLDDLPLFASLAEAEPQETDPLREALAALDADSLTPREALEAIYRLKGLAVDGGRA from the coding sequence ATGAGCGCAAAGGGGCAACCAACGGCACCGGCCGGCATGACACCGATGATGGTGCAATATCATGCGTTGAAGGAGCAGGCAGGACAATGCCTGCTCTTCTATCGCATGGGCGACTTTTTCGAGATGTTTTTTGATGACGCCAGGGTGGCGGCGCAAACCCTCGACATCGCCCTGACCACGCGCGGGGAATCGGGTGGCGAGGCCATTCCCATGTGTGGAGTGCCCGTCCATTCGGCCGAAAGCTATCTCGCAAGGCTGATCCGGGCCGGCCACCGTGTAGCCATTGCCGAACAGGTCGAAACGCCTGAACAGGCGAGAAGGCGTGGAGGCTCCAAGGCGCTGGTCGAACGGGCGATTGTCCGTTTTGTCACGGCAGGCACGCTGACCGAGGATGCGCTGCTCGACAGTCGGGTCAGCAACTGGCTGGTGGCGCTGGCCGAAGCGGCCGGGGAGCGCGCTTGGGCGGCTGTTGACGTTTCGACCGGCTGTTTCGAATTGGGCCCGTTGGGAGATGGGGTGGCTGCTGAACTGGCGCGCTTGTCCCCGGCAGAAGTGCTGGTTGCGGAAGGTGGTCCGATGGTGGCCGAAGTGCCGCCGGTGCTGTTGCATGAACGGCCACGGGGGGATTTTGATTCCGGGCGCGGCGCAGCCCGATTGACCGGGCTTTATGGGCTTTCGACGCTTGATGGACTGGGCGATTTTACCCGCGCCGAACTGGCAGCGGCGGGCGCACTGGTGGCCTGGCTTGACCGGGCAGGCGCCGGGCAATTGCCCTGGTTGCAGCGGCCAAGGCGCAGGCAATCGGGCGAGGCGCTGCTGATTGACGCGGCGACGCGGGACAGTCTCGAAATCACGCGCAGTGCCAATGGCGGCCGGGCGGGCAGTCTGTTGGCGGCGGTTGACCGGACCATCACCGGCGCGGGCGCCCGGCAATTGGCCGCTGACCTGTCAGCTCCCCTGACCGATGCGTCGATGATCAACGCGCGCCATGATCTGGTGCAATGGGCGGTGGATCAGGATGGGCAGCGCTTTGCCATGCGTGAATCGCTGGCATCGTTGCCCGATGTCGGCCGGGCATTGGGGCGCATTGTTGCAGGGCGGGGTTCGCCGCGTGACCTGGGTGCGATCCGCGATGGGCTCGATGGCGCTCGCTCGCTCCGCGAACGGCTGGGGCGACTGGCGGGATTGCCGGCGCTCCTCATTGCCTTGCTGCCTGCCTTTGACGGGCATGGCGCGCTGGTCGACGAATTGCAGCGCGCACTGGTCCCCCAACCGCCGACCGAAAGCGCCAGTGGCGGATATATTGCGGCGGGTTATGATGCCGGGCTCGATGCCCTGCGTGAGACAGCAGCGGGCGGGCGGCGCGCGATTGCCGCGCTTGAGGCGCAGTATCGCGACCGCACCGGCATCGCCTCGCTCAAAATCAGGCACAATGCGGTGCTGGGTTATCATGTCGAGGTGACGGCCAAACATGCCGATGCGCTGATGACGGCGGATTCCGGTTTTACCCATCGCCAGACATTGGCCGGGGTGGTGCGGTTCAACGCGCCGGATCTGGCCGAAGAAGCGGCGCGGGTGGTACAGGCCGGTGCCCATGCGCTGGCCGCGGAGACAGCGCATCTCGAAACCTTGCTGGCGATGGTGGCTGCACGGGCGGACCCTATTGCTGCCACTGCCGATGCGCTGGCCCGGATTGATGTTGCGACGGCGCTTGCCGAGCGCGCGGTCGAGGGAGGATGGTGCCGGCCCGAGATTGCTGACGAGCCCTGCCTCCATGTGTCGGGCGGGCGGCACCCGGTGGTCGAGGCTTCGCTGGCGGCGCAGGGTGAGCCCTTTGTGGCCAATGACCTGGCCCTCGCGCCCGAAGACCGGCTGTGGTTGGTCACCGGCCCCAACATGGGCGGCAAATCAACCTTCCTGCGGCAGAATGCGCTGATCATCCTGCTGGCACAGGCGGGCAGTTTCGTGCCGGCGAGCCGGGTCAGGCTGGGTCTGGTTGACCGGCTGTTCAGCCGGGTGGGGGCGTCCGACAATCTGGCGCGGGGGCGATCGACCTTCATGGTCGAGATGGTCGAGACTGCGGCAATATTGTCTCAGGCCACCGAACGCAGCTTTGTCGTCCTCGACGAGGTTGGGCGGGGCACATCCACCTATGACGGTCTGGCGCTGGCCTGGGCTGTGGTTGAAGCGGTGCATGAGGTGAACCGCAGCCGTTGCCTGTTCGCGACGCATTATCATGAGCTGACCCGGCTCGCCGAACGGCTCGACGCACTGTCGCTGCACCATGTGCGCGCGCGCGAGTGGAAGGGTGACCTGGTTCTCTTGCATGAGGTGGGCGAGGGGCCGGCGGATCGCAGCTATGGGCTTGCTGTTGCACGGCTCGCCGGTGTGCCTGCACCGGTGATTGCCCGGGCAAAGGAAGTGCTCAAAAAGCTGGAGGCAGGCAAGGCCCAGACGGGAGGGCTTGCTGCTGGACTCGATGATCTGCCGCTGTTTGCCTCGCTGGCGGAGGCGGAACCGCAAGAGACCGATCCCCTGCGCGAGGCGCTGGCCGCCCTAGATGCGGACAGCTTGACACCGCGTGAGGCATTGGAAGCCATCTATAGGCTCAAGGGGCTGGCGGTCGACGGCGGTCGGGCCTAG
- a CDS encoding NADP-dependent malic enzyme: protein MNDRTKNEFSDREALLYHSHGRPGKIEIIASKPMATQRDLALAYSPGVAVPVRAIADDPATAYDYTAKGNLVAVISNGTAILGLGNLGALASKPVMEGKAVLFKRFADVDSIDIEVATEDPEAFINAVQLLEPSFGGINLEDIAAPNCFIIEQTLKERMNIPVFHDDQHGTAIITAAGLINAAWLTGRELEDMKVVVNGAGAAAIACTELIKALGVRHDNVIMCDRKGVIWQGRTEGMDQWKSAHAAKTEARTLEEALKGADVFLGLSAAGALKPDMVMDMAKAPIIFAMANPDPEISPPDAKAARPDAIIATGRSDFPNQVNNVLCFPFIFRGALDVRATTINDAMKIAAARAIAQLAREPVPEEVAAAYGGRAASFGHEYIIPAPFDPRLMEVVPAAVARAAMFSGVAQRPIEDMDAYRQSLRARLNPTTSVLTLAYEAARKNPRRVLFAEAEEEVVLRAAIQFREGGYGIPVLVGRDGVRDKLKELGVADPDSFELHNAKHSPLVQDMTDRLYERLQRRGYLRRDCERMVNRDRNIFGALLLEMGHADAMLTGVTRTYAQTMRELRYVLDPAEGRTPFGIHVLVGQHHTVFMADTTVNERPSAELLAQIARETAAVARRMGHEPRVAFLSYSTFGNPPGNWLDNIRDAVAILDAEGAEFEYEGEMAPDVALNMKMLAKYPFARLSAPANVLVMPGLQSANLSAKLLRELGGDSVIGPMLVGMEKPVQIAPMAASASELVTLAVLAAGGIAN, encoded by the coding sequence GTGAACGACCGCACCAAGAATGAATTTTCCGATCGGGAAGCCTTGTTGTACCACAGCCACGGTCGCCCCGGCAAAATCGAGATCATCGCTTCGAAGCCGATGGCGACCCAGCGGGACTTGGCCCTCGCATATTCCCCGGGCGTCGCCGTCCCGGTGCGCGCTATCGCCGATGATCCGGCCACCGCCTACGACTACACTGCAAAGGGCAATCTGGTTGCTGTTATCTCCAACGGCACCGCAATCCTTGGCCTGGGTAATCTCGGCGCCCTTGCCTCCAAGCCGGTGATGGAGGGCAAGGCGGTCCTGTTCAAACGCTTTGCCGATGTCGACTCGATCGACATTGAGGTGGCAACCGAAGACCCAGAGGCCTTCATCAACGCGGTGCAGCTGCTCGAGCCAAGCTTTGGCGGCATCAACCTTGAAGACATTGCAGCGCCCAACTGTTTCATCATCGAACAGACGCTGAAAGAGCGGATGAACATTCCGGTGTTCCATGATGACCAGCATGGCACCGCCATCATCACCGCCGCCGGATTGATCAACGCGGCCTGGCTGACCGGGCGCGAGCTGGAGGACATGAAGGTGGTGGTCAATGGCGCCGGCGCGGCCGCCATTGCCTGCACCGAGCTGATAAAGGCGCTCGGCGTGCGACACGACAATGTCATCATGTGCGACCGAAAGGGCGTCATTTGGCAGGGCCGCACCGAAGGCATGGACCAATGGAAATCAGCCCACGCCGCCAAGACCGAAGCGCGTACCCTCGAAGAGGCGCTCAAAGGCGCTGATGTCTTTCTGGGCCTGTCCGCAGCAGGCGCGCTCAAGCCCGACATGGTCATGGACATGGCCAAGGCACCGATCATTTTCGCCATGGCCAATCCCGACCCTGAGATTTCTCCGCCCGATGCCAAGGCAGCACGACCCGACGCGATCATTGCCACTGGCAGGTCCGATTTCCCGAACCAGGTCAATAATGTGCTGTGCTTCCCCTTCATCTTCCGTGGAGCGCTGGATGTCCGCGCGACGACAATCAACGACGCCATGAAGATCGCCGCCGCCCGCGCCATCGCCCAGCTGGCGCGCGAGCCGGTGCCCGAAGAAGTGGCCGCGGCCTATGGCGGGCGCGCTGCCAGCTTCGGCCATGAGTATATTATCCCGGCGCCCTTTGACCCGCGCCTGATGGAAGTTGTGCCGGCCGCCGTCGCCCGTGCCGCCATGTTCTCAGGTGTCGCGCAGCGGCCGATCGAGGACATGGATGCCTATCGCCAGAGCCTGCGGGCCCGCCTCAACCCGACAACGTCGGTGCTGACCCTTGCCTATGAAGCGGCAAGGAAAAATCCGCGCCGCGTCCTGTTTGCCGAGGCAGAGGAAGAGGTCGTGTTGCGCGCCGCCATCCAGTTCCGCGAGGGCGGATACGGCATTCCGGTTCTGGTCGGACGCGATGGTGTACGCGACAAGCTCAAGGAACTGGGCGTCGCCGATCCCGACAGTTTCGAACTGCACAATGCCAAGCACAGCCCGCTGGTGCAGGATATGACCGACCGGCTTTATGAAAGGCTGCAACGGCGTGGCTATTTGCGTCGGGATTGCGAGCGCATGGTCAATCGTGACCGCAACATTTTTGGCGCGCTTTTGCTGGAAATGGGCCACGCCGATGCCATGCTGACCGGTGTTACCCGTACCTATGCCCAGACAATGCGCGAATTGCGCTATGTGCTGGATCCTGCCGAAGGCCGCACTCCGTTCGGCATCCATGTTCTGGTCGGGCAACATCACACCGTGTTCATGGCCGATACCACGGTCAATGAACGTCCTTCGGCGGAACTGCTGGCCCAGATCGCCCGTGAAACCGCCGCTGTCGCCCGCCGCATGGGCCACGAACCGCGCGTTGCCTTTCTCTCCTATTCGACCTTCGGTAACCCGCCGGGCAACTGGCTGGACAATATCCGCGATGCGGTGGCCATTCTCGATGCCGAAGGGGCCGAATTTGAATATGAGGGCGAAATGGCACCCGACGTTGCCCTCAACATGAAGATGCTGGCCAAATATCCCTTCGCCCGCCTTTCCGCTCCGGCCAATGTGCTGGTGATGCCCGGCCTGCAATCCGCCAATCTTTCGGCCAAACTGCTGCGCGAGCTGGGCGGTGATTCGGTGATCGGGCCAATGCTGGTCGGTATGGAAAAGCCGGTCCAGATCGCGCCAATGGCGGCATCAGCGAGCGAACTCGTGACCTTGGCCGTACTGGCCGCTGGTGGCATCGCCAACTGA
- a CDS encoding outer membrane protein assembly factor BamE: MRSTRALKTALALVLPAALMSSGCTQLRSHQGYIVDSLLLDSVAVGIDNRASVERTLGRPTFASQFGVVGGQSQIVTADQASDWYYLSRNTRQLAFASPRPVEQMLVRVRFDAAGNVVAIDRTGVETVANIRPESDSTPTLGRERSFFEELFGNIGTVGAAGAGGPGGGPGG; encoded by the coding sequence ATGCGCTCTACCCGTGCCCTCAAGACCGCTCTCGCCCTTGTTCTGCCCGCCGCGCTGATGAGCAGCGGCTGCACACAGTTGCGCTCGCATCAGGGCTATATCGTTGATTCGCTTTTGCTTGATTCGGTGGCCGTCGGCATCGACAACCGCGCCTCGGTCGAACGGACGCTCGGCCGCCCTACCTTCGCCAGCCAGTTTGGCGTGGTTGGCGGCCAGTCACAGATTGTTACGGCGGATCAGGCCAGCGACTGGTACTATCTGTCGCGCAATACCCGCCAGCTTGCCTTTGCCAGCCCGCGCCCGGTGGAACAGATGCTCGTTCGCGTCCGGTTCGATGCCGCCGGCAATGTTGTCGCTATTGATCGGACCGGGGTGGAGACGGTTGCCAATATTCGGCCCGAATCGGACAGCACGCCGACACTTGGCCGCGAACGCAGCTTTTTTGAGGAATTGTTTGGCAACATCGGGACAGTGGGCGCAGCTGGCGCCGGCGGGCCCGGTGGTGGCCCCGGCGGCTGA